The proteins below come from a single Serinus canaria isolate serCan28SL12 chromosome 6, serCan2020, whole genome shotgun sequence genomic window:
- the INSYN2A gene encoding inhibitory synaptic factor 2A isoform X2 — protein sequence MVSKEPSKCLLTASDSDVEPAASLALEMKYALDPNRQIKKRNKALQVRFKDICEAQNEQRDKQLSTSSTQDPDKREAKAISYKTAYRKYMTVPARRSIPNVTKSTGVQTSPDLKKCYQTFPLDRKKGNILKSASTVDTLPSENNGFVIEVKDREGRGSGEAAAWGRKAGSLQTAEFISHISERAAHDNGAEAWKSSSLHSSPKEPPPPPPPNLAEPGEEEPARPPGRGRAAAARLGSDEAAQPLHGRVFKTEVATVYLPASQPDLPGLGDWGPCPEEDDKRTVQLNGVQPPAGDAQACAARAQCPAPECSDQSLQVNVAPMEESQPCRTAVAVSQECQQIVPHTEVVDLKAQLQMMENLISSSQETIKVLLGVIQELEKGEAHREGLSYRTGQDTANCDTCRNSACIIYRSNRHWA from the coding sequence ATGGTGAGTAAGGAGCCCAGCAAATGCTTACTCACCGCCTCGGACAGCGACGTCGAGCCCGCGGCTTCCCTGGCGCTGGAGATGAAATACGCGCTGGATCCCAACCGGCAGATCAAGAAACGGAACAAAGCCCTCCAGGTGAGGTTTAAGGATATCTGCGAGGCCCAGAACGAGCAGAGGGACAAGCAGCTCTCCACCTCCTCCACGCAGGACCCCGACAAGAGGGAGGCCAAGGCCATCTCCTACAAGACGGCCTATCGCAAGTACATGACGGTGCCCGCCCGCAGGTCCATCCCCAACGTCACCAAGAGCACAGGAGTCCAGACTTCCCCTGATCTCAAAAAGTGCTACCAGACCTTCCCTCTGGACCggaaaaaagggaatattcTGAAAAGCGCCTCGACCGTGGACACGTTACCGAGCGAGAACAACGGGTTCGTGATCGAGGTGAAGGACAGGGAGGGCCGGGGCTCGGGCGAGGCCGCGGCCTGGGGCAGGAAGGCCGGCAGCCTGCAGACGGCCGAGTTCATCTCCCACATCTCCGAGCGCGCCGCGCACGACAACGGCGCCGAGgcttggaaaagcagcagtttgcACAGTTCTCCCAaagagcctcctcctcctcctccacccaaCTTGGCCGAGCCCGGCGAGGAGGAGCCGGCGCGGCCGCCCGGCCGGGGcagagcggcggcggcgcggctgGGGAGCGACGAGGCCGCCCAGCCCCTCCACGGGAGGGTCTTCAAGACTGAAGTGGCCACCGTTTACCTGCCGGCCTCGCAGCCCGACCTGCCCGGCCTGGGCGACTGGGGGCCGTGCCCCGAGGAGGACGACAAGAGGACGGTGCAGCTGAACGGGGTGCAGCCCCCGGCCGGAGATGCCCAAGCGTGCGCGGCGCGGGCGCAGTGCCCGGCCCCCGAATGTAGTGACCAGAGCCTGCAGGTCAACGTGGCACCCATGGAGGAGAGCCAGCCCTGCCGGACAGCCGTGGCCGTGAGCCAGGAATGCCAACAAATCGTGCCTCACACCGAAGTTGTGGACTTGAAAGCGCAGCTTCAGATGATGGAGAACCTGATCAGCTCTAGTCAGGAGACCATCAAAGTGTTGTTGGGTGTTATACAGGAGCTAGAGAAGGGAGAAGCTCACAGGGAAGG